A part of Syntrophorhabdaceae bacterium genomic DNA contains:
- a CDS encoding aldehyde ferredoxin oxidoreductase C-terminal domain-containing protein, whose translation MRYGETGYNLEIDLATKNIERVETDPKLLETHLGGLGTSVKLHWDRVPAETQAFDDENLLIFSSGILNATPAFSANRTVVTFMSPQSGLLAYPMMGGFWSAELKYAGYDKVLFRNKSPDWVYIWINNDKVEIRDARHLKGRGALETQDLIRKELNCPNAQVAAIGLAGENRCFTASIEQGRSSASRLGGGAVMGDKKIKAVAVRGTKDINLARGEEFLQHMRDMMAYINYRNTNPIPDVMTILSGIGSPQEMVHTDEKWHTENFMWGNARTRRRGFWDDTIAEEWPKTQKEGIKRLISCFNCPQHCGALISYKDTPRYMAKCFGKLTYAMASYVDTMDFAWKTLQRATEYGMDSFSTPQIIAFGIELYDAGILTDKDFDGAPKDKEGRFLWLLDRVARREGIGDVLADGVYYAARAIGNGAEAFDHNTIKRHEQLPLKLGTLDPLYFLMYATNEKISITQIEGNWPQAAFPTREQREAFVKEWPQLPSEHMKQYLLDWEPRGEMGIPYFPTADMCSEIVDWMEMLHNIDDACCVCAGMSSFCLKPPYHIHNYPKIISAATGLDLDEAGLKKIVNRSRNLHRAVNNRRGMSRKDEKPPVDHWKKRFPELEQNLLSTYYKFKGWNDDGIPTRARLEELDLGYVAEDLEKRGILKDGQD comes from the coding sequence ATGAGATACGGAGAAACAGGGTATAATCTGGAGATCGATTTAGCTACAAAAAACATTGAACGGGTGGAGACCGACCCTAAGCTGCTGGAAACCCATCTCGGAGGTCTCGGCACCAGCGTAAAGCTCCACTGGGACCGCGTGCCCGCTGAGACGCAGGCCTTTGACGACGAGAACCTGCTGATATTCAGCTCCGGTATTCTCAACGCCACCCCGGCCTTCAGCGCGAACCGCACGGTAGTGACCTTCATGTCCCCCCAGTCGGGGCTCCTCGCCTACCCCATGATGGGCGGGTTCTGGTCAGCAGAGCTGAAGTACGCGGGGTATGACAAGGTACTCTTCCGCAACAAGTCGCCCGATTGGGTCTACATCTGGATCAACAACGACAAGGTAGAGATACGTGACGCCCGCCACCTGAAAGGCAGGGGCGCCCTCGAGACCCAGGACCTCATCAGAAAAGAGCTCAACTGCCCCAACGCCCAGGTCGCGGCCATCGGTCTTGCCGGAGAGAACAGGTGCTTCACCGCCTCCATCGAGCAGGGCAGGTCCTCCGCCAGCAGGTTAGGCGGCGGCGCGGTCATGGGAGATAAGAAGATCAAGGCAGTGGCGGTACGGGGCACGAAAGACATCAACCTCGCCAGGGGCGAAGAGTTCCTCCAGCACATGCGCGACATGATGGCCTATATCAATTACCGGAACACGAACCCCATCCCCGACGTCATGACCATCCTCTCCGGTATCGGCTCTCCCCAGGAGATGGTCCATACGGACGAGAAGTGGCACACGGAGAACTTCATGTGGGGCAACGCCCGTACGAGAAGAAGGGGATTCTGGGATGACACCATCGCAGAGGAGTGGCCGAAGACGCAGAAGGAAGGCATCAAGCGCCTCATCAGCTGCTTTAACTGTCCCCAGCACTGCGGCGCGCTGATCTCCTATAAGGATACCCCCCGCTACATGGCAAAATGCTTCGGCAAGCTGACCTATGCCATGGCTTCCTATGTAGATACCATGGACTTTGCCTGGAAGACCCTCCAGAGGGCGACCGAATACGGGATGGACTCCTTCTCGACCCCCCAGATCATCGCCTTCGGCATCGAGCTTTATGATGCCGGCATATTAACCGACAAAGATTTCGACGGAGCCCCCAAGGATAAAGAGGGAAGGTTCCTCTGGCTCCTCGACCGGGTTGCCCGCAGGGAAGGCATCGGAGACGTGCTCGCCGACGGCGTCTACTATGCGGCCCGCGCGATCGGCAACGGCGCGGAGGCATTCGACCACAATACGATCAAGAGGCATGAGCAGCTCCCTCTGAAGCTCGGGACCCTCGATCCTCTCTACTTCCTCATGTATGCCACCAACGAGAAGATCAGCATTACCCAGATCGAAGGGAACTGGCCCCAGGCCGCCTTCCCCACGAGAGAGCAGAGAGAGGCCTTCGTAAAAGAATGGCCCCAGCTTCCGAGCGAGCACATGAAACAGTACCTCCTCGACTGGGAGCCCCGAGGCGAGATGGGCATCCCCTATTTCCCCACCGCCGACATGTGCAGTGAGATCGTCGACTGGATGGAGATGCTCCACAACATCGACGACGCCTGCTGCGTATGCGCCGGCATGTCCTCCTTCTGCTTAAAGCCCCCCTACCACATTCACAACTACCCGAAGATCATCTCGGCAGCAACGGGACTCGATCTCGATGAGGCAGGGCTCAAGAAGATCGTCAATCGGAGCAGAAACCTCCACAGGGCCGTCAACAACAGACGGGGCATGAGCCGCAAAGACGAGAAGCCGCCTGTAGACCACTGGAAGAAGAGATTCCCGGAGCTCGAGCAGAACCTGCTCTC